ACATTCAGAAAGACTGATCAAAAACTGTTCTGCATTGGGTGTGACTGGCTGACTTGTCAACATGGCCCTTTGGTAACTATTGAAAAGCTATATATTATGTAAAGTTTGACTATTTTATGGGAAGCATCGCGTTATTTTGTTACTTCCAGGCCATTTGTTACAAAATGCTGTTCCATTGGAACCATGCCATCTGTTTGCAACTAACTGCAGCGCTGTCCAGTAGACTAAAGGAGTAGCCTGTAAATTGACGTGCTCAATCGAGCGCCGCCTTTCACCTGTCATGTTACCGAAAGAAAAACGTAAGATTATAATGCGGTTCTAGTTTTGCTGTATGCATAGGTGTTATGGCAAGTCTAGGCTACTCCTCAGCTCTCCACTTAGTTTAACGCCGTTTTGAATGGATGTATTTATGATATATTTAGAAGTTAACGATTTGCTGTTAATTGTGCTTTAAGTTAatcatgtgaaatatgaagattTCCTGCTGTAGGCTGTGTTGTCCGGAGAAAATAAACAGCTCGTAGGCTAGTTTCCACGAATGGCGCAGCACAGTGGTGGCCTTTGTTGATTGTGGCTGTGACAGTAGTGCGATTGTTGGCCAAATTACTCCTTTTAGAGGAGAAAGACAGATTAGTCCGCAGATCTTAAACCACCCTGGAGCACTCAGGCATGCTGTGCTTTGAAGGGCATATGAGAATGCATGAAAAATATAGGCTTTTATCTATATCCTATGAAATACGTTTATACCATATTATCAACTAACAAGATAAATAATAAACTCAATGCACCACCCATTTGTGACTTGGTCCTAAAGTGCCATCTTGTGTTAATGACTTCACCCATGAAACAACCCTCTAGTAAAGTACCAGATCATTATGCTATTGCTGAGTCAAGTCCTAGGTAGGGATTTTAGGAAAATAGCTGATCATTGCTCAGTTTCTCTCGCAGTGTGAGCTTGGAGCATATTACTGTAGGTTCATTAAACTGAGTATCAGTAGGAGTATTGTGGCAGAGTGAAAGTGTTGGCCCCTCTATTTATTGATGcgtggaccaggtctctcttgaaaagCTGAGTTAAAACAAGTAGAAGTTAAGTAGAGCAGGATTGAGCTCAATTTACTTGGAACATCTTTATAGAAAACGCTGTCACTGTCAATGATGACTCATTCTCATGAATGCCTATGACATTGATATGTCATCTTTACAGCAGTCTTATGTAGCCTTTATGACACAGAATTAAAGTATAATGGAACTGACAGTGTCTCTCTGTTTCCACTCTCAGGTGTCCCAGGCAGCAGCGGACCTGAAGACCTTCTGCCTGCAGAACGCCCATAAAGACCCTCTCCTCATGGGGGTGCCCTCCAGCGACAACCCCTTCAGACCCCCCAAGTCCTGCGCCCTCTTCTGAGGTGAGATGACAGTCTGATGTGGTAGAGTAGGCTTCAAttaactccctctctatctctctcttctctctctttctctcacacacacacgtgcatgaacacacacacactctctctgtctctttctgtcctgCTTTCTTTCTCTACCTTCCCTCTACCTGTTCCtcactctcattttctctctctgtttgctAACCTTTGACCCTTCTGGCTTTGATTGTTACAAAGAGAACGTAACCAACAGCAGCCATATCTCATCTAACTGCTGTGCCAGTGATCTGATCGGACTCTATGCTTTCTCACTGCAGGCGATGGTGATGATGGAGGCTCGTAAAACACGTCTGAAC
The sequence above is a segment of the Salvelinus alpinus chromosome 1, SLU_Salpinus.1, whole genome shotgun sequence genome. Coding sequences within it:
- the LOC139574132 gene encoding guanine nucleotide-binding protein G(I)/G(S)/G(O) subunit gamma-5, with protein sequence MSNNSANSSNLVIAQKVVKQLRLEASVRRIKVSQAAADLKTFCLQNAHKDPLLMGVPSSDNPFRPPKSCALF